A single window of Pseudophryne corroboree isolate aPseCor3 chromosome 5, aPseCor3.hap2, whole genome shotgun sequence DNA harbors:
- the LOC134929482 gene encoding putative nuclease HARBI1, whose translation MMEPFSDQIVMFMLAASMMEEESADEHQDPGQQMSALGEPVLRVSFPRPRQYRTRRELEDLSEFEVIQNYRLSTRDIYSLFALLEADLEPRARTNRAISGFQKLLGTLHFLASGTFQPTLSQTCGFSQSTLSRCITQVIRAFRKLTIQYITFPETDSECREIKLGFFNKYKFPNVLGAIDCTHVQIRPPRNSEECFRNRKQFHSLNVQAVCDVNMRFLNIFVGFPGSSHDSFILSQSSLFDKFETGNMPGGWLLGDAGYPNKPWLLTPLSNPVGRAEKRYQETHIASRQIIERAFGVLKSRFRCLDTSGGALLYSPSKVCGMVNVHVVFYTTYVSQTVCR comes from the exons atgatggagcctttttctgaccagattgtgatgttcatgctggctgcaagcatgatggaggaagaaagtgctgatgaacatcaggatccaggtcagcaaatgtctgcattgggtgagccagtattgcgggtttcatttccacgtccacgccagtatcgcactaggcgtgaactggaggatctcagcgagttcgaggtgatacaaaattatcgcttatcgactcgcgacatatattcgctgttcgctctgttggaggccgacttggaacctcgggcacggacaaatcgtgcaatcagcggttttcagaaactgctggggacgttacattttttggcgtcaggcacattccagcctacactgtctcaaacatgcggtttttcacagtcgacactgtcgcgctgtataacccaggtcattagggctttccgcaaattgacgatccagtacattacatttccagagacggacagcgaatgtcgtgagatcaaattaggctttttcaacaaatacaaatttcccaatgtgctgggcgcgattgactgtacccacgtgcagatcagaccgccacggaattcagaggaatgttttcggaaccgaaaacagttccattccctgaacgtgcaagcggtctgtgatgtaaacatgagatttttgaacatttttgttggatttcctggatcatctcacgactccttcatcctaagccagtcatcgctgtttgacaagttcgaaacaggaaacatgcctggtggctggctgttag gcgatgcgggttatccaaacaaaccgtggctgttgaccccattgtctaatcctgttggtagagcagaaaaacgttaccaagagacacacattgcatcgaggcaaataattgaacgtgccttcggtgtacttaaaagccggtttcgatgtttagacacttctggcggtgctcttttgtactcaccgtcgaaggtttgcggcatggtaaatgtgcatgttgtattttacacaacatatgtgtcgcaaaccgtttgccggtga
- the LOC134928558 gene encoding mucin-2-like, with translation MSKDKQTRSAPSPTPSDLSLHSNEEWEPTQEADTTDQACSDQPRSSRAHEKSKKKPSRKARSQPEEQSEEEASGEDAGPKKPRGPRYTEAENCTLVDCVDRSYDVLYGPRAQTTAARTKRIIWESIASQVTAISGNHRSTRNCSKRYSDCRRQTKKKMGIQRRHETATGGGPALNLKWLSWEDVIRRRMNPAMVEGVRGGVDSSRPAGFPEEEEPPRRRKKAGDKPSKRRPDDRPAQRTSPAHGPSPVQQASAAARGPSTAPQASRAHRSSPVRHSSSSRSLSPVHQTTSAHRLSPVRQTPSATTPQDGRQTTAPARRPSPDRRLSRSSGTVTEEPQDTTLVDPSPDLFESTGLTDKTFLGFEDSRADVSSQTLEKSSETRTSGAPGAAASQDGEVVPRTSSGLASGIGSYFRPDLLQESSEDDEVEVQEAPVATSLSAQIQVVADIQEGQNPSTVQRVHTLASEIGTRQDTYTNVVGSRLDNIERTMEKMSNSLLELQKTLSDSTATILQVRMQDHRENMNVLHVLAESMTRLVDNSSCLAESNKNMSESHRHSSSSQQVIATTLQMIYDKLPGPVHQHAGDPPYPPSQATRTPRTLPQVPSQYRQSQMYQGYTGMYPTPQMPPPPATQSSAAWAQRSSQHTTQPPRTSTPYQGEEEDPDRLPP, from the exons atgtcaaaggacaagcagacccgatccgccccttcccccaccccctcggatctatccctgcatagcaacgaggagtgggagccaacccaggaggcggatacgaccgaccaggcatgtagtgaccagccgcggtcgtcaagggcccatgagaagtccaagaaaaagcctagtagaaag gcaagaagccagccagaggagcagtcggaggaggaagcctctggtgaagatgcaggaccgaaaaagccgcgtggacccagatacactgaggcggaaaactgtaccctagtggattgcgtcgacaggtcctacgacgttttgtatggaccaagggcacagacaacagcagctaggacaaagcgaatcatctgggaatccattgcgagtcaagtcactgcaatatctggaaaccaccggagcaccagaaattgctcgaagcggtacagtgattgccgcagacagaccaagaagaagatggggattcagcgccgacatgagacagctacgggaggtggcccggctctcaacctGAAGTGGCTATCCTGGGAGgatgttattagaaggcgcatgaaccctgccatggtcgaaggagttcgcggaggtgtggactctagccgtcctgctggctttcccgaggaggaagaaccgcccagaagacggaagaaggcgggagataagccgtccaaaaggaggcctgatg acaggcctgcccagaggacatcgccagcgcacggaccgtcacctgtgcagcaggcatcagcagcagcgcgcggaccatcaactgcgccgcaagcatcgcgagcacacagatcgtcacctgtgcgccacagttcgtcatcgcgcagtttgtcacctgtgcaccagacgacgtcagcgcacagactatcacctgtgcgccagacaccgtcggcgaccacaccacaagatgggcgccaaactacagctcctgcgcgcaggccatcaccagatcgtcgtctctccaggagctctgggactgtgactgaagagcctcaagacacaacccttgtggacccatcacccgatctgtttgagtctacagggttaacagacaaaacttttcttgggtttgaggacagccgtgcagacgtatccagccagacccttgaaaagtcttccgaaacgaggacaagtggagctcctggagcagcggcatcacaggatggagaag tggtgccacggaccagcagcggactagcttcggggattggttcctacttcaggccggatctcctacaggagtcgtcagaggatgacgaggtggaagtgcaggaggctccagttgctacatccctgt ctgcccaaatccaagtggtggcagacatccaggaagggcagaatccctcaactgttcagagggttcacaccctggcatcggagattgggacccgccaggatacgtacaccaatgtcgtgggaagcagactggacaacattgagaggacaatggagaagatgtcaaacagtctgcttgaactgcagaagactctttccgacagcacggccacaatactacaggtCAGAATGCAAGATCATAGGGAGAATATGAACGTACTTCACGTTCTGGCCGAATCCATGACCCGGCTCGTGGACAACAGCTCATGTCTGGCAGAAAGCAATAAAAACATGTCGGAGAGTCATCGACactcctcatccagccaacaggtcatcgcaaccacactgcagatgatctatgataagctcccaggaccagttcatcaacacgctggtgatccaccatatccgccgtcgcaagccacaaggacgcctcgtacccttcctcaagtcccatcccagtacagacagtcacagatgtaccagggatatacagggatgtaccccaccccccagatgcctccaccaccggccacaCAGTCTTcagccgcatgggcacagaggTCCAGTCAACAtactacccagcctcccaggacatcgacgccctatcagggggaagaagaggatccggacagacttccaccataa